The Geobacter metallireducens GS-15 region TGATAATGTCACAGATTTTCATTATTTTATAAATGTTCGAGGCTGTAGCGGCCAAATTTAGAAAATGATGAAATATTGCTTGTTATCTCAATGTTGCTCGTATTCTCCCTATTCGTATTTCTTAGTTTCATGTGCTTGATTCAAAAAACATCGACATTGTCAGATGTTACCCCCCTCTACCTTCATCGATGTGCATTCGGATCCTGACGGTCTGTTCTTTTGTACCTTCTAAAGAAAAACATTATTCTAAAAATTAACATCGCTATAACATGTCGAAATACAAACAAATTACCTATTCATTTGGGTTGTATTGTTCTGCTGTCAATAAAAAAATATAAATTCAACAAATATTGTTTGGCATGTAGCGTGCTAATGAATAGGCCACAGGCATTGTAAAACAATGTCACAATACTGATATTCATAGGTGAGAACTTAGTGAAAACTACCTTCTCTTACATTCTAGTTTAGGTTTTTGTGAGAGAAACGGTAAGTAACTGGCATTACATTAACCATGCAGCTGACTGGAGATAATCAAATGAGTAATACCGGATCGTTATCATATCTGCGGATATTGGATTTTACTGGTGAGATTGGACCTTATGCAGCAAAACTATATGCAGGCCTAGGCGCTGACGTTATTCACATAGAGCCAATTGCAGGAGATACATTACGTTCAACAGGTCCGTTCTTTGGGAACCGTCCCGGCAAAGAAAGAAGTATGCAATTCATTTATTACAATGCAGGCAAAAGAGGGTTGGTGTTGGATCTGAAAAAAGAAAAAGGAAAAGAAGTTTTTGTCGACCTGTGTAAGGGCGCTGACATTTTGTTTGAGAGTTTTACACCCGGTTATCTTGATGAACTTGGCCTTTCTTTTGATGTGTTGAGTGCGGCAAACCCCAAATTGGTACAAACATCCATTACACCATTCGGTAGCTTCGGACCATACAGTACGTATCCCGGTTCCGACCTGACTTGTTCTGCCCTCGGCGGTTTTTTGTATCTGGCCGGTATCGATAACGACAAACCGGTAAGGGCTTGTGACAATCAGGCGTACCGGATGGCAGAGGTATACGCAGCAGTCGGGAGTTCGATCGCACTCTTGTTCGCTCAAAAAACCGGGGTGGGCCAATTTGTTGATGTCTCCTGCATGGAGGCAGTCGGCATGGCCTTGGAGACTGCCGCTCAATGCTGGGACCTCGAAGGGACGCTGAGAAGGGGGCGGGGCAAGGAGGCGGGTTCGGCCACGATCCATCCATGTAAGGACGGGTTTATCGCTATCGTCGCCATCGTAGGTAGAAACAAGACGATGTGGACACCTTTTGTCCAGTGGATGAAGGAGGAAGGTGTTGAAGAATGGGAACTGTTCGACAACGACAACTGGATCAACGCGTCCTACCGGGAGTCCAAGGCTGGATACGAACTGTTCTGCCGCATCTTCGAACGGTTTACCATGAAGCACACCAAGCAATACCTCTATGACGCCGGTCAGGCCCACCGGGTCGCCGTCAGCCCGGTCAGCAACGGCAAAGACCTTCTGGAAAACCCCCAGCTGAACCATCACGACTTCTGGCAGCGGCTGTATCACGAACCGGTCGGCGCCGAGGTGGTCTGTCCGGGAGCTCCCTACGAGTTCGGGCACCTCAAGTGGCGCCTGGGTGATTTTGCTCCCACCTTTGGCCAGCATACCGCCGAGGTGCTGGGCGAATGCGGCTATAGCCGCAGTGAAATCGATGCGCTTGACAGGGAGGGAGTTGTTCATGTTGCCAAATCTTAAAAAGGCCCTTGATGGGATCGTGGTGTGCGACTTTTCCTGGGTGGGGGCCGGTCCGATTGCCACGAACGTCCTCGGCCAGTGCGGTGCCGAGGTTATCAAGATTGAAAGCAAAAGCCGGCCGGACTTACTTCGGACCGGCGGCCCGTTCAAGGACGGGATCAATGAGGGGCTGGAACGGAGCGGCTATTTTGCCAACCGCAATCCCAACAAGAAAGGGATCGCGCTGGACATGAGCCATCCCAAGGCACGGGCCGTTGCGGTTCGCCTGATCAGGAAAAGCGACATCGTCATCAATAACTTCCGTGTTGGGCAGATGGAGAAGTGGGGGCTCGGGTGGGAGGACGTCCGGAAGATTAATCCGCGGATCATCTACGTCACCATGAGCCTGCAGGGGGAAACCGGACCGCAGAAGAGCTACATGGGGTTCGGGGTCAATCTTAACGCCCTGTGTGGTCTGACGGCCCAGGCATGTTTTCCCGGCGAGCGCCCCTTCGGCACCGGCACGAATTATACCGACCACGTCATGGCCCCGAGCCATACCCTCTTTGGCATCATGGCAGCCTTACTTGAACGGGAGCAGACCGGAGAAGGGCAGACCGTGGCCATCTCCCAGCTGAAATCCGCCATCAGCATGGCTCCGACGAGTGCCATGACCTATGCGGCAAACGGCGACACGCTGGGGCCGGCGGGACTTAGTGATCCGAATGCTGCGCCCCACGGCCTGTTCACGACACTCGGCTACCGGAGATGGATTGCCATTGCCGTGTTCAGCGAGGACGAATGGCGGGCGCTCAAGAAGGTTATGGGCAACCCCGCTTGGGCCGAGGATGGGAAGTTCGGCTCGTTGCAAAGTCGTAAGGAAAACGAGGCGGAGTTGAATGAGCATATGGAGGCGTGGACCAGCCGGCAGCACGCGGACAAGATCATGGACGAGCTGCTGCGCAACGGCGTCAGAGCGGGCGTGGTCAACGATGCCCGGGGCGCCATCGAGGATGATCACTTGAGGGAGCGGGAGTTCTGGTCGTACCTGGACCATCCGGTAATGGGGCGCACCCTCTACAACCGGGCGCCGATCCGCCTTTCCAAAACCCCGCTCCGGATGGAAACCGCGGCCCCGTTGCTGGGTCAGCACACCAGGGATGTGCTGAAGGGGATGCTGGACTATACGGATGAAGAAATCGCGATGCTCAGCGAGGAAAAGGTGCTTGTGTAGCTGCCTTTCAATACTACCACCAGGAGAAAGAGAATGGATTTCAGCATACCCGAAGAATACATGATGCTCAAAGAGTCGATGCGCGAGTTCGTCAAGCGCGAACTGATGCCGCTGGAAAAGACGCTCTTGGAGCGGGAGCTCTCTCTCTGGACCGAGCCCGGCCATCTTATCCCCGACGAGGATCACAAGCGGCTCATGCAGAAGACGAAGGAACTCGGATTCTGGGGGCTTGAGGTGGATGAGGAGTTCGGCGGCCAGGGGCTCGGGATGCTGGCCAAGACCCTGGTTGTGGAGGAACTCTCCAAGAGCCTGGTCGGCTTCTCCAACCACGGCTTCACCCTCCCTCCGGATGCCCCCAACCTCTATTACCTGCACGAGTGCTGCGGTCCCCGGCAGCGGGAAAAATACTTCGTCCCTTACTGCAACGGCGACGTCGATTCCGCCATGGCCTGTACCGAGCCGGGCGCCGGTTCGGACGTGAGCGGCCTCAAGACCAAGGCGGTCAAGAAGGGGGATAAATGGGTCATCAACGGGACCAAGTCGTTCATCAGCAAATGCGACTATGACAACGTCTTCTTCATCGTTATCGCGGTTACCGACCCCTCGGCATCCACCAAAGACCGGTTTACCGCGTTTCTCATCGACCGTGAGCATCCGGGGGTGCGGATCGGCAAGGAGATTCCGGTAATCGGCCCCATGCCGACCTGGGACCTGATCCTTGAGGATGTGGAAGTGGACGACGATGCCATCCTGGGGGATGTGGGGAAGGCATTCATCCCGCTACAAAACCGGTTCGGCGTGCGCCGGATCGAGTTGGCCTCCAGCTGCACCGGCATGGCGGAGCGGCTGATCCAGATGATGATCGACCAGGCCAATACCCGCATCACCTTCGGCCAGCCGCTGGCCGAACGGGGGACGATCCAGAACTGGATCGCGGACTCCACCATGGAACTGGAACAGGTCCGCTGGCTGCTCTACTACGCGGCCTGGAAATCGGACCAAGGGCACAAGGACCTGCGGATCGAAGGGGCAAGCGTCAAGGTGGCGGCCACCGAAATGCTGACCCGGGTGGCGGACCGGGCGATCCAGATCCATGGCGGTCTCGGGGTCTCGCATGAACTGGGGATCGAATACGTGGCCCGCCATGTGCGCCTGTGGCGGATCGTGGAAGGCCCGTCAGAGGTCCACCGGTGGCTGGTTGCCCGGCAGCTGTTGAAGGAGAAGAAGCCGTACAATCCGTTTATCGTTGCCGCCGACGAGGAGTGACCCTACATGACGATGTACCGTCTAAACCATACCAGGAGGATGCAATGGGAGTTGATTTCGTAACAGAGGGGAATGTCGCCTACATCACACTGAACCGTCCCGACGCCATGAACGCGCTGGACCCCGAGGGGCTCGTGCGGCTGGCGGAGATATGGGGCGAGGTGAAAAATAACCCCGAGATTCGGATCGCGGTGCTGACCGGGGCAGGGGAGAAGGCCTTTTGCACCGGCACGGACATGAAGAAGGCGAAGGTTCCTGATGAATGCATGGCAGCACTCTACTACAAGGAGGGGCAGCCGATCATCCCGCACATGAAAATGTGGAAGCCGATCATTGCCTGCATCAACGGGTACGCCGTGGGGGGCGGACTGGAGATGGCCCTGGCGTGCGACCTGAGGATCTGCAGCACCACGGCCAAATTCGCCCTCACAGAGACGAAGGTGGCAAGCCTTGCCGGCCTGAACGGGACCCAGTGCCTGCCCAGAGCCATACCTCAGGCGGTTGCCATGAAGATGCTCCTGACCGGCGAGATGATCGACGCCGCCGAGGCGCACCGGGTCGGGCTGGTGAGTGATGTTGCCGAACCGGACCAACTGATGGCCCTGGCCCGGAAATACGCGGAAAAGATCGCCTCCAACGCTCCCTTGAGCGTCATGGCGGCCAAGCAGGCTGCAGTGATGGGGATGGACATGCCGCTCCCCCATGCCATCGACTTTTCGTACCTGCTGTGGGGAATACTGCGGGACACGGAAGACCGGAAAGAGGGATTCACCGCCTTTGCCGAGAAGAGAGCGCCCCAGTATCGGGGGAGATAGGAGCCGGATCATGCAGATAGTCGTCTTGGCAAAGGTGGTGCCGGATTACGAAGTGCCGTCCGCGGACTTCGAACTGGTGGGGAACAGAGCCCATCCCCGGTACACGAGGATGATCGGCCTGTACGATGAAAACGCCGTCGAACTCGGCGTGCAGCTGAAGGAAAAACTCGGGGCCGACCTGACGGTTGTCTCCTATGGCCGGAACGACGATGTCCAATTTCTCAGAAAAGCGCTCGCCATGGGTGCAGACAAGGTGGTTCTGGTCGAAGGGGATTCGGACGATCCGTATGTGATTGCCGCCAACCTGAAAGATGCCATCGATCGGCAGGGTACTGTGGACCTGATCCTTGCGGGTCGTCAGTCCTCGGACATGGACCGTGGCGTCGTCCCGGGGGTATTGGCCGGCATGCTCGACCTCCCCTTTGTCCCCCAGGCCTGCAGCGTTGAAAGCGTCGACGGGGGGTGGAAAATTTCGCAGATAACCGAAACAGGGAAGCGGTTGCTGAAGCTCTCCGGCAAGGGGGTACTCTCCATCACCAGCGTCCCGGAGAACGTTCCCCGGATTCCGGCGGTCAAAGCGATCTTCGCGGCCAAGAAGAAGCCGGTGGAGAAGCTCCCTGAAATAGGGACCGGAAAGATGGCCGTCTCCGAGCTGTCGGTGAGCATCCCCAAGGTCGAGTCCAACTGTGAACTTATACCGGCCGAGGATATGGACGATGCTGTTCGTGTTCTCTTGAGAAGGCTCAAGGAGGAACGGTACCTATGAAAACGCTGATCATCGAAACGGCCAATGCCAAGATCCTTGGGGAACTGGTAACCGTAAGCAGGCTGTTCGGCCAGGCCCCGGATGTTGTCGTGCTGGGCAGCGGGGAGTTGCAGGGGAGCTACGGCAAGGCCTACCGGCTTTCCGATACCCTTGGGGCGAACCTCGGCTCCTCCCTCTCCGACCTGATCAAGAGGGAAAGGTACGAGCTGATTCTTCTCAGCACGACTGCCATCGGCAGCGGCTTGGCCGGCCCCCTGGCGGTGAGCCTCGGCGCGCCGATTCTGTCCGAGGTTACCGCCATAAGTCCTGACCTGACAATCGAGCGGTCCCTCTACGGCTCCAAGGCTGTTGCCCGTTACAAGCTGGAGTCCGGGCCGCTGGTTCTGACAATCAAGCGTAAATACTTCGAAGCGGCCACGTTGGAAGGAACGACGGCAACCGAAGAATTACCGGTCGGACCGCAGAAAATAACACTTCTGGAAGAGATCGAGGAGGAGCGCACCGGTATTCCGCTGGAGGACGCCGAGGTCGTGGTGACCGGCGGGCGGGGGATCGGCAGCGGCGACAACTTCTCCATCCTGAAGGAGATAGCCGGAATGCTGAACGGCGCGGTAGGGGCGTCCCGGGGGGCGGTGGACGAGGGGTGGATGCCGCCCGGCGCCCAGATCGGCCAGACCGGCAAAATCGTCGCGCCCACCGTCTATTTCGCGGTCGGGGTGTCCGGCGCCAGCCAGCATCTGGCGGGGATTTCCAACGCCAAATGCGTCATAGCCATCAACAAGGACAACGAGGCGAACATCTTCAAACGGGCCAGGTTCGGCATCGTCGGTGACTACAAAAAGGCGGTCCCGGCCCTGATCAACGCCCTCAAGGAGAACGCCTGACATGGAACGGATCCCCTACTGGAATATCAGCTATGGCCTCCTGATCGACCTCCTCTCCATCCCGGCAATGGCCGTGTTCGGGTACGGGATCTACCGCCACTGGAAACGGATACGCCAGGGGAAGGCGAGCGTCAGGCAGGGGATTACCCTTGATGCGCTGAAGCTGGGACCGGTTTATGTCTGGTCGTTTCTGACCAGGGGGATCGTGGGTACCCGTATCTACAAGAAACCGTTCACCGGCATTGCCCACGGCCTCCTGTTCTGGGGGATGGTCGTTTTGACCGTCGGGACCGTGCTGGTCTTTGCAAATGTGCTGTTCGGCATCCCGGTCTTCACGGGGGAGTTCAATCGCCGGTTCATGGGGGGAGCCCTCGATGCCGCCGGGGTGGCAGCCCTGGCCGGGGTGCTGTTCCTGCTGATACGCAGGCTTTCCCCACCCGAAAGGCTGACCTGCTTCAAGGCTAACTCGGGCTTCATCCTGATTGAGATCGGGATCATCGCCATCATCATTACCGGCTTCTTTATCGAGGGGGCACGAATCGCCCAGAACGGCATTGATCCCGGCTCGTTCGTCGGCAACTGGCTCGGGTTCATGCTGCCAACCGGGGAAGGCGGACTCGAACTTCATCGGTACCTCTGGTGGCTCCACGGTCTGCTCGTCCTCTCCCTGATCGCCTATATCCCGTTCTCCCCCCTGGCACACCTGGTGCTGGCTCCGGCCAACGCCGGTCTCGATACCCCGATCCCCGGCCCTAAGATGGGGGTCATCGATTTCGAGGCGTTCGAGGGGGAAGGGGAGGAGGCCCCGTCCCTGGGGGTGAGCAAGCTGGCCGACTTCAGCCGGAAGAACCTGCTGGACATCTCCACCTGCCTGAAGTGCGGCCGGTGCCACGAGGTCTGCCCCGCGGCCCAGACCGGCAAACATCTCTCTCCCAAAGGGGTAATGGTCACCCTTGCCGAGTATCTGCAAGAGGGGAAGATGCACGACGACTCGCTCCTGGAAACCATATCCACCGACGCAATTTACAGCTGCACCACGTGCGCCGCCTGCATGGAAGCCTGCCCGGTATCGGTGAACCAGCCGAACGCCATCCTCGGCATGCGGCAGCATCTCCTCATGGAGCGGTCGGAAATGCCCGACATCATGGGGCAGGCGCACCGCAGCCTGGAGGCCCGTCAACATCCCTTCATCGGTACCGGTTTCGGCCCCAACGACTGGCGCAAGGGGCTGGAGGTTCCCATCTACGAAAGGGGCGCCACCGAATATCTCCTCTGGATCGGCTGTTCGGTTGCCTATGAGGAGCGGACCCAGCATATCGGCCGGGCTATGGTCGCCATCCTGAAGAAGGCCGGGGTTTCATTCGGCATCCTGGAGGAAAACCGCTGCACCGGCGATCCGGCAAAGCAGATGGGTAACGAATTCCTGTTTTCGGAGATTGCCGGCCGGAACATCGAGGAGTTTAACGAGCTAGGGGTGACCAAGGTCATCACCATGTGTCCCCACTGCTTTAATAGCTTCACCCGGCATTATCCCCTGCTGGGGGCGAAGTTCGAGGTAATCCCCCATGCGGTGCTCATCCGCAGTCTGATAGAGGCAGGGAAGATAACGCTCGCCAACAGCGGCAGGAGCATCTGCTATCACGATCCCTGCTACCTGGGGCGGCACAACAACGTGCTGTCGGAGCCGCGCAGCGTCGTTTCCTCAATCGGCCACCTGGTGGAGATGCCGAGGCATGGGAGCGAAAGCTTTTGCTGCGGCGCCGGCGGCGGCAATTACTGGACCGAGGAAGAGGGGACCCGGATCAACCAGACCAGGGCCAAAGAGGCGCTGGACACGGGCGCAAAAACCATCGCCACGTCCTGTCCGTTCTGCATGCTGATGCTGACGGACGGCCTGAAGAAATTCACGGAAGAACAGATGGTACAGGATATCGCGGAACTGGTGTGCAGTCAG contains the following coding sequences:
- a CDS encoding electron transfer flavoprotein subunit alpha/FixB family protein; the encoded protein is MKTLIIETANAKILGELVTVSRLFGQAPDVVVLGSGELQGSYGKAYRLSDTLGANLGSSLSDLIKRERYELILLSTTAIGSGLAGPLAVSLGAPILSEVTAISPDLTIERSLYGSKAVARYKLESGPLVLTIKRKYFEAATLEGTTATEELPVGPQKITLLEEIEEERTGIPLEDAEVVVTGGRGIGSGDNFSILKEIAGMLNGAVGASRGAVDEGWMPPGAQIGQTGKIVAPTVYFAVGVSGASQHLAGISNAKCVIAINKDNEANIFKRARFGIVGDYKKAVPALINALKENA
- a CDS encoding (Fe-S)-binding protein, encoding MERIPYWNISYGLLIDLLSIPAMAVFGYGIYRHWKRIRQGKASVRQGITLDALKLGPVYVWSFLTRGIVGTRIYKKPFTGIAHGLLFWGMVVLTVGTVLVFANVLFGIPVFTGEFNRRFMGGALDAAGVAALAGVLFLLIRRLSPPERLTCFKANSGFILIEIGIIAIIITGFFIEGARIAQNGIDPGSFVGNWLGFMLPTGEGGLELHRYLWWLHGLLVLSLIAYIPFSPLAHLVLAPANAGLDTPIPGPKMGVIDFEAFEGEGEEAPSLGVSKLADFSRKNLLDISTCLKCGRCHEVCPAAQTGKHLSPKGVMVTLAEYLQEGKMHDDSLLETISTDAIYSCTTCAACMEACPVSVNQPNAILGMRQHLLMERSEMPDIMGQAHRSLEARQHPFIGTGFGPNDWRKGLEVPIYERGATEYLLWIGCSVAYEERTQHIGRAMVAILKKAGVSFGILEENRCTGDPAKQMGNEFLFSEIAGRNIEEFNELGVTKVITMCPHCFNSFTRHYPLLGAKFEVIPHAVLIRSLIEAGKITLANSGRSICYHDPCYLGRHNNVLSEPRSVVSSIGHLVEMPRHGSESFCCGAGGGNYWTEEEGTRINQTRAKEALDTGAKTIATSCPFCMLMLTDGLKKFTEEQMVQDIAELVCSQMEG
- a CDS encoding enoyl-CoA hydratase/isomerase family protein encodes the protein MGVDFVTEGNVAYITLNRPDAMNALDPEGLVRLAEIWGEVKNNPEIRIAVLTGAGEKAFCTGTDMKKAKVPDECMAALYYKEGQPIIPHMKMWKPIIACINGYAVGGGLEMALACDLRICSTTAKFALTETKVASLAGLNGTQCLPRAIPQAVAMKMLLTGEMIDAAEAHRVGLVSDVAEPDQLMALARKYAEKIASNAPLSVMAAKQAAVMGMDMPLPHAIDFSYLLWGILRDTEDRKEGFTAFAEKRAPQYRGR
- a CDS encoding CaiB/BaiF CoA transferase family protein; the protein is MSNTGSLSYLRILDFTGEIGPYAAKLYAGLGADVIHIEPIAGDTLRSTGPFFGNRPGKERSMQFIYYNAGKRGLVLDLKKEKGKEVFVDLCKGADILFESFTPGYLDELGLSFDVLSAANPKLVQTSITPFGSFGPYSTYPGSDLTCSALGGFLYLAGIDNDKPVRACDNQAYRMAEVYAAVGSSIALLFAQKTGVGQFVDVSCMEAVGMALETAAQCWDLEGTLRRGRGKEAGSATIHPCKDGFIAIVAIVGRNKTMWTPFVQWMKEEGVEEWELFDNDNWINASYRESKAGYELFCRIFERFTMKHTKQYLYDAGQAHRVAVSPVSNGKDLLENPQLNHHDFWQRLYHEPVGAEVVCPGAPYEFGHLKWRLGDFAPTFGQHTAEVLGECGYSRSEIDALDREGVVHVAKS
- a CDS encoding electron transfer flavoprotein subunit beta/FixA family protein, which codes for MQIVVLAKVVPDYEVPSADFELVGNRAHPRYTRMIGLYDENAVELGVQLKEKLGADLTVVSYGRNDDVQFLRKALAMGADKVVLVEGDSDDPYVIAANLKDAIDRQGTVDLILAGRQSSDMDRGVVPGVLAGMLDLPFVPQACSVESVDGGWKISQITETGKRLLKLSGKGVLSITSVPENVPRIPAVKAIFAAKKKPVEKLPEIGTGKMAVSELSVSIPKVESNCELIPAEDMDDAVRVLLRRLKEERYL
- a CDS encoding CaiB/BaiF CoA transferase family protein — encoded protein: MLPNLKKALDGIVVCDFSWVGAGPIATNVLGQCGAEVIKIESKSRPDLLRTGGPFKDGINEGLERSGYFANRNPNKKGIALDMSHPKARAVAVRLIRKSDIVINNFRVGQMEKWGLGWEDVRKINPRIIYVTMSLQGETGPQKSYMGFGVNLNALCGLTAQACFPGERPFGTGTNYTDHVMAPSHTLFGIMAALLEREQTGEGQTVAISQLKSAISMAPTSAMTYAANGDTLGPAGLSDPNAAPHGLFTTLGYRRWIAIAVFSEDEWRALKKVMGNPAWAEDGKFGSLQSRKENEAELNEHMEAWTSRQHADKIMDELLRNGVRAGVVNDARGAIEDDHLREREFWSYLDHPVMGRTLYNRAPIRLSKTPLRMETAAPLLGQHTRDVLKGMLDYTDEEIAMLSEEKVLV
- a CDS encoding acyl-CoA dehydrogenase family protein, with amino-acid sequence MDFSIPEEYMMLKESMREFVKRELMPLEKTLLERELSLWTEPGHLIPDEDHKRLMQKTKELGFWGLEVDEEFGGQGLGMLAKTLVVEELSKSLVGFSNHGFTLPPDAPNLYYLHECCGPRQREKYFVPYCNGDVDSAMACTEPGAGSDVSGLKTKAVKKGDKWVINGTKSFISKCDYDNVFFIVIAVTDPSASTKDRFTAFLIDREHPGVRIGKEIPVIGPMPTWDLILEDVEVDDDAILGDVGKAFIPLQNRFGVRRIELASSCTGMAERLIQMMIDQANTRITFGQPLAERGTIQNWIADSTMELEQVRWLLYYAAWKSDQGHKDLRIEGASVKVAATEMLTRVADRAIQIHGGLGVSHELGIEYVARHVRLWRIVEGPSEVHRWLVARQLLKEKKPYNPFIVAADEE